In one Polynucleobacter sp. JS-JIR-5-A7 genomic region, the following are encoded:
- the aroB gene encoding 3-dehydroquinate synthase, whose product MKTLEVDLGNRSYPIYIGTDLIDQPQLFSACEKSSSIYIVTNTTVAPLYAQRLAKTLETFGKPVRTITLPDGESYKDWKNLQLIFDDLLKFGADRQTMLVALGGGVIGDMTGFAAASFMRAIRFIQVPTTLLAQVDSSVGGKTGINHPLGKNMIGAFHQPVAVIADLNTLKTLPPRELSAGLAEVVKHGAIADSQFLDWIEANAKSLLNCDTASMGHAVLRSCEIKSAVVSADEREGGIRATLNFGHTFGHAIEAGMGYGEWLHGEAVGCGMVLGADLSCRLNFITKAEAERLTNIIQSMNLPIAPPKFGAERYMELMQVDKKTEGGQIRYVVLEKIGKAQIKIVPDAQVIDTLIATGAA is encoded by the coding sequence ATGAAAACACTTGAAGTTGATCTTGGTAATCGCAGCTATCCAATTTACATTGGCACTGACTTAATTGATCAGCCCCAGTTATTTAGCGCCTGCGAAAAATCAAGCTCGATTTACATCGTCACCAATACAACAGTGGCCCCCCTATATGCCCAGCGGCTTGCCAAAACTTTAGAAACTTTTGGCAAGCCAGTAAGAACTATCACCCTGCCAGATGGTGAGTCATACAAAGATTGGAAAAATCTCCAATTGATTTTTGATGACCTTCTAAAATTCGGCGCCGATCGTCAAACCATGTTGGTGGCATTGGGTGGTGGTGTAATTGGAGATATGACTGGCTTCGCAGCTGCTAGCTTCATGCGTGCTATTCGCTTTATTCAAGTGCCAACCACTCTTTTAGCTCAAGTAGATTCTTCCGTTGGCGGCAAAACGGGCATCAATCATCCTTTAGGTAAAAATATGATTGGCGCCTTTCATCAGCCGGTTGCCGTCATTGCTGACCTGAATACTTTGAAGACACTGCCACCACGCGAACTATCTGCAGGACTTGCTGAAGTAGTGAAACATGGTGCGATTGCAGATTCTCAATTTTTAGATTGGATTGAAGCAAATGCAAAATCATTACTAAATTGTGATACCGCTTCAATGGGTCATGCAGTCCTGCGTTCTTGTGAAATTAAATCTGCAGTGGTTTCTGCTGACGAGAGAGAAGGTGGCATTCGTGCTACCTTGAACTTTGGGCATACCTTTGGTCATGCGATTGAGGCAGGCATGGGTTACGGTGAATGGTTACATGGTGAAGCGGTTGGATGTGGCATGGTGCTTGGTGCAGACTTATCTTGCCGACTCAACTTCATTACCAAGGCAGAGGCTGAGCGTCTAACCAACATTATTCAGTCAATGAATCTTCCAATCGCCCCGCCAAAATTTGGTGCTGAGCGTTATATGGAACTCATGCAAGTTGATAAAAAAACGGAGGGAGGGCAAATCCGCTATGTAGTTCTAGAAAAAATTGGTAAGGCGCAAATTAAAATCGTGCCAGATGCACAGGTTATTGATACCTTAATAGCAACTGGGGCTGCTTAA
- the cyaY gene encoding iron donor protein CyaY, protein MNPNNSGVETIDDKQFYQLGSNLLQSIEVALESADDELDLDLDVERQGGNVINIRFRDKSVIVVNTQAPLHEIWVAAKSGGYHYRWAGTMSQPLWLDTKTGKELLSDLSEFASTQAGQPVKIQLIKA, encoded by the coding sequence ATGAATCCAAATAATTCAGGTGTGGAAACCATTGACGACAAGCAGTTTTACCAGTTGGGCAGCAATCTATTGCAGTCGATCGAAGTGGCGTTAGAGTCTGCCGATGATGAGTTGGATCTCGATCTGGATGTGGAGCGCCAAGGAGGCAATGTCATCAATATTCGGTTTCGGGATAAAAGCGTGATTGTGGTCAATACCCAAGCCCCGCTCCATGAAATTTGGGTAGCTGCGAAATCAGGCGGATATCACTATCGCTGGGCGGGAACCATGTCGCAGCCCCTGTGGCTGGACACTAAGACTGGCAAAGAGCTTTTGAGCGATCTTTCAGAATTTGCTAGCACCCAAGCGGGGCAGCCAGTCAAGATTCAATTAATCAAGGCTTAA
- a CDS encoding secretin and TonB N-terminal domain-containing protein, whose translation MPISLQFTDIDVVELLQILAKLGSTNFLLSESIKGKITVDLHNTPWQTALHSILASRGLRLVRNGDIYWIGPHAEIAAFQKYRREDAALPFGGDHINSPQQILIEARIVEADERFARELGAKLGYQVNSLGGIPDNKISSSFDLAGTGLNGFNPAAVAATLVSKNASRLLQIELSALESEGQGKILSNPRIMTGDQVKATIEQGTELPYQTTSQNGSKLQFRKANLRLEVLPKIHPDGKISMLVGINKDTIGMKTEQGYAIDTKSLSSEVTVENGGTAIIGGIFQTTEREDEVKVPVLGDIPLIGHLFRHKSKLKDKTELLVFLTPTVLDKP comes from the coding sequence GTGCCTATCAGTTTGCAATTTACTGATATTGATGTGGTTGAGCTTTTACAAATTCTTGCAAAACTTGGCAGCACCAATTTTTTATTAAGCGAATCCATTAAAGGCAAGATCACGGTCGATCTTCACAACACGCCTTGGCAAACTGCCCTCCACTCCATTTTGGCTAGCCGAGGTTTGCGCTTAGTCAGAAATGGTGACATCTACTGGATTGGTCCACATGCGGAAATTGCTGCATTTCAGAAATATCGCCGCGAAGATGCTGCACTTCCTTTTGGCGGGGATCACATCAATAGTCCACAACAGATCTTGATTGAGGCTCGCATTGTAGAAGCGGATGAGCGCTTTGCCCGTGAGCTTGGCGCCAAACTGGGTTACCAAGTAAATTCTCTGGGCGGAATTCCAGATAACAAAATTAGTAGTAGCTTTGATTTGGCTGGCACCGGCTTAAATGGCTTTAACCCCGCAGCAGTGGCGGCAACCTTAGTTTCTAAGAACGCTAGCCGCCTTTTACAGATAGAGCTCTCAGCACTCGAGTCAGAAGGTCAGGGCAAGATTCTCTCTAATCCGCGCATCATGACCGGAGATCAGGTGAAGGCCACAATTGAGCAAGGAACCGAACTGCCATACCAAACCACCTCACAAAATGGTAGCAAGCTGCAGTTCAGAAAAGCCAACTTGCGTTTAGAGGTTTTACCCAAAATCCATCCTGATGGAAAAATTTCTATGTTGGTCGGGATTAATAAAGACACTATTGGTATGAAAACAGAGCAGGGTTACGCCATCGATACCAAAAGCCTCAGCTCCGAAGTCACCGTAGAAAACGGTGGCACTGCCATTATTGGTGGAATCTTCCAAACCACCGAAAGAGAGGATGAGGTCAAGGTGCCTGTATTGGGAGATATCCCCCTGATTGGCCATTTATTTCGCCATAAATCCAAATTAAAAGATAAAACTGAACTCCTAGTCTTCCTAACCCCCACCGTTCTAGATAAACCCTAA
- the hemB gene encoding porphobilinogen synthase, whose amino-acid sequence MKSQASSLLNFPEHRPRRMRRDDWSRRLMQENSVSANDLIYPVFLLEGQGKSEAVASMPGINRVSLDLLLPVAQECVDLGIPVLALFPVIDASLKTPDGKEAFNPNGLIPNAVRELKKRFPNLGIMTDVALDPYTSHGQDGVLDEQGRILNDETTAILVKQAVAQAEAGVDIVAPSDMMDGRIGKIREALEQKNLIHTRIMAYSAKYASAFYGPFRDAVGSAKNLGKADKKTYQMDCANGAEALREVALDISEGADMVMVKPGMPYLDIVRRVREEFDYPTYAYQVSGEYAMLKAAAQNGWLDHDAVMMESLLAFKRAGADGVLTYFALEAARLMKSGR is encoded by the coding sequence ATGAAATCACAAGCTAGCTCTTTACTTAACTTTCCAGAACATCGCCCTCGTCGTATGCGTCGCGATGATTGGTCACGTCGACTCATGCAAGAAAATAGCGTGTCTGCGAACGACTTGATCTATCCAGTCTTCTTACTAGAAGGCCAAGGCAAATCTGAGGCTGTTGCTTCCATGCCCGGCATCAATCGTGTTTCATTAGATTTGTTATTGCCTGTTGCGCAAGAGTGTGTTGATCTAGGTATTCCAGTGCTAGCACTTTTTCCAGTAATAGATGCTTCGTTAAAAACACCTGATGGTAAAGAAGCATTCAATCCAAATGGCCTCATCCCTAATGCAGTTCGTGAACTCAAAAAACGTTTCCCGAATTTAGGCATCATGACGGACGTTGCGCTTGATCCGTATACAAGCCATGGTCAAGATGGCGTTCTCGATGAGCAAGGCCGCATCCTGAATGATGAGACTACAGCGATCTTAGTAAAGCAGGCAGTTGCACAAGCAGAAGCTGGTGTCGATATCGTTGCACCATCAGACATGATGGATGGTCGTATTGGAAAAATTCGGGAAGCACTTGAGCAAAAGAATTTAATTCATACGCGCATCATGGCGTACTCAGCCAAATATGCATCCGCCTTTTATGGCCCATTTAGAGATGCAGTAGGTTCCGCCAAGAATCTTGGTAAGGCTGATAAGAAAACCTATCAAATGGATTGCGCCAATGGTGCCGAGGCTTTGCGGGAGGTTGCACTAGATATTAGCGAAGGTGCAGATATGGTCATGGTCAAGCCTGGGATGCCTTATTTAGATATCGTGCGTCGTGTGAGAGAAGAGTTCGATTACCCCACTTATGCTTATCAAGTGAGCGGTGAATACGCGATGCTCAAAGCTGCTGCACAAAATGGTTGGCTAGATCACGATGCTGTCATGATGGAATCTTTACTTGCATTTAAACGTGCTGGTGCCGATGGTGTGCTGACTTACTTTGCGCTGGAAGCAGCAAGACTCATGAAATCAGGTAGGTGA
- a CDS encoding shikimate kinase, whose protein sequence is MNSITNNIFLIGLMGAGKSTVGKVLAKKLGRRFLDADHVIEERCGVKIPVIFEMEGEEGFRKREAQAIREVTNEKNIVLATGGGAVLLPENRKALSEQGTVIYLHANPIELWHRTKSGEGRPLLLNGDAKKILENLYVIRDPLYREIADHVIETGKPSVNQLVNTLIMQLELST, encoded by the coding sequence GTGAACTCTATAACGAACAATATCTTTCTAATCGGCCTCATGGGCGCCGGAAAGTCGACCGTTGGTAAAGTTCTCGCAAAAAAATTAGGGCGTCGATTTTTAGATGCTGATCATGTTATTGAAGAGCGTTGTGGTGTAAAAATTCCCGTCATCTTTGAGATGGAAGGTGAAGAAGGCTTTCGCAAGCGCGAAGCTCAAGCCATCCGTGAGGTCACGAATGAAAAAAATATCGTGCTTGCTACTGGTGGTGGCGCTGTATTGCTACCAGAGAATCGCAAGGCCCTGAGTGAACAAGGCACTGTCATTTATCTACATGCTAATCCGATTGAATTATGGCATCGTACTAAGAGTGGCGAAGGTCGCCCCCTGCTTCTCAACGGGGATGCAAAAAAAATTCTAGAAAATTTATACGTCATTCGTGATCCTTTATATCGCGAGATTGCTGATCATGTCATTGAAACTGGTAAACCCAGCGTCAATCAGCTGGTGAACACCTTAATCATGCAACTTGAACTTTCCACTTGA
- the yihA gene encoding ribosome biogenesis GTP-binding protein YihA/YsxC, with product MSKLFQARFATTVNDTHCLPATPLREVAFAGRSNAGKSSAINVLCNQKRLAFASKTPGRTQHINYFGLFSKDDLLAYLVDLPGYGYAAVNHETKYHWNALLSDYLQEREQLVGMVLIVDARRGITDLDEQMIQWFVPTGKPIHILLSKCDKLNKSECKHALEAVRKQLQQYDPALPEGTGDSKQLTAQLFSSTKRIGLEEADNLIIKWLFEAETHEDEITS from the coding sequence ATGTCTAAACTCTTTCAAGCCCGATTCGCCACCACAGTCAATGACACCCATTGCCTGCCTGCCACACCCCTGCGTGAGGTAGCCTTTGCTGGTCGCTCAAATGCGGGTAAATCGAGCGCAATTAACGTCCTTTGTAACCAAAAAAGGCTTGCTTTTGCCAGCAAGACCCCTGGTCGGACCCAACACATCAACTATTTTGGTCTTTTCTCAAAAGACGACCTTTTAGCCTATTTAGTGGACTTACCAGGCTATGGCTATGCCGCCGTGAATCATGAGACCAAATACCACTGGAACGCCCTTCTCAGTGACTATTTACAAGAGCGCGAGCAATTAGTTGGTATGGTCCTGATTGTCGATGCACGGCGCGGCATTACCGATCTTGATGAGCAAATGATTCAATGGTTTGTTCCGACAGGCAAACCGATTCATATCTTGCTCAGTAAGTGCGACAAACTCAATAAAAGCGAATGTAAACATGCTCTGGAAGCCGTCCGCAAACAACTCCAACAATACGACCCTGCGCTTCCAGAGGGCACTGGTGACTCCAAGCAACTTACGGCACAATTGTTCTCAAGCACCAAGCGTATTGGTCTTGAAGAGGCAGATAATTTAATTATTAAATGGCTATTTGAAGCAGAAACCCATGAAGATGAAATCACAAGCTAG
- a CDS encoding MOSC domain-containing protein, protein MIKIHSIYIASQAGEPMITRDAARLSPSVGIEGDRYALGIGAFSGSVPAKIRDVSLIALSGIEAANEELAAGGLKTYLPSETRRNIVIEGVSAEGLNQLVGREFFLGSIRLKATELCIPCERPASLSKKSDFISAFKNRGGIRAQILDSGQIRIGDQFKEASPT, encoded by the coding sequence ATGATCAAAATACACTCGATTTATATTGCCTCTCAGGCCGGTGAGCCCATGATTACAAGGGATGCCGCGAGACTTAGTCCTAGCGTAGGAATTGAGGGCGATAGATACGCACTTGGTATCGGCGCATTCTCTGGCTCTGTTCCAGCAAAAATCAGGGATGTTTCTCTGATTGCGCTTTCAGGAATTGAGGCTGCTAACGAAGAGTTGGCGGCGGGCGGATTAAAGACCTATCTTCCGAGTGAAACAAGAAGAAATATCGTGATTGAGGGTGTGAGCGCAGAAGGTCTCAATCAGTTAGTTGGAAGAGAATTTTTTCTGGGCTCAATTCGACTTAAAGCTACAGAATTATGTATCCCTTGTGAGCGCCCGGCGAGCTTAAGCAAGAAGTCTGATTTTATTTCTGCATTTAAAAACAGGGGTGGTATTAGAGCCCAAATTTTAGACTCTGGCCAAATCAGAATTGGCGATCAATTCAAAGAAGCTTCACCTACCTGA
- the lysA gene encoding diaminopimelate decarboxylase, which produces MTSKVIPLPKLSGFTERSGNWYAEDIALADLAKEFGTPLYVYSKKALTEAYQAYDKACMDNKGNRRARVHYAMKANSNLAVIDCFKQLGAGFDLVSGGELARALAIGADPKSLVFAGVGKSASEIATALKAGVKCINVESIAELHKINYVATDLKLRAPTSLRVNPDVDAQTHPYISTGLKGNKFGIAYHEVLKTYREAAQLSQIDVVGIDCHIGSQITTTAPYLDALDKVLDLVAQLKKEGIVIHHLDLGGGLGISYSDETPPDITDFTNTLLNRVAERGFGHLDVVLEPGRSLVGNAGVLLTTVEYLKPGAEKNFCIVDAAMTELMRPALYEAHHGIVPVQAKEAKGVTYDIVGPVCESGDWLGRDRHLAVEEGDLLAILSAGAYGFVMASNYNTRPKPAEIMVDGKNAYVIRAREKTTDLFASESVLPK; this is translated from the coding sequence ATGACAAGCAAAGTAATTCCTCTTCCTAAATTATCTGGATTTACTGAACGTAGTGGTAATTGGTATGCCGAAGACATTGCGCTGGCAGATTTAGCAAAAGAATTTGGTACCCCACTTTACGTTTACAGTAAAAAAGCACTGACTGAGGCATACCAAGCGTACGACAAAGCTTGCATGGATAACAAAGGTAATCGTCGCGCACGCGTTCACTACGCCATGAAGGCCAACAGTAACTTAGCCGTCATTGATTGCTTTAAACAACTTGGTGCCGGTTTTGATTTGGTCAGTGGAGGAGAATTAGCTCGCGCATTAGCGATTGGCGCAGACCCTAAGAGCTTGGTATTTGCTGGCGTTGGTAAATCCGCTTCTGAAATTGCAACTGCACTCAAAGCTGGTGTCAAATGCATCAATGTGGAATCGATTGCTGAGCTTCACAAAATTAATTACGTGGCAACTGACCTTAAGCTACGTGCCCCGACTTCCTTACGCGTCAATCCTGATGTCGATGCGCAAACACATCCCTATATCTCTACCGGTTTAAAAGGAAATAAGTTTGGCATCGCGTATCACGAAGTATTAAAAACTTATCGTGAAGCGGCACAACTCTCTCAAATTGATGTCGTTGGTATTGATTGTCATATTGGCTCTCAAATCACCACGACTGCGCCTTACCTAGATGCGCTTGATAAAGTATTGGATCTGGTAGCGCAACTGAAAAAAGAAGGCATCGTTATTCATCATCTTGATCTCGGTGGTGGCCTCGGAATTTCCTATAGTGATGAAACGCCTCCTGATATCACCGACTTCACTAATACCTTATTAAATCGAGTGGCAGAACGCGGGTTTGGGCATTTAGATGTTGTCCTTGAGCCTGGCAGATCCCTAGTAGGCAATGCTGGCGTGCTTTTGACCACCGTTGAATACCTCAAGCCCGGTGCTGAGAAAAACTTTTGCATCGTTGACGCAGCCATGACTGAACTCATGCGCCCTGCCCTGTATGAGGCTCACCATGGCATCGTTCCAGTACAAGCTAAAGAAGCCAAGGGAGTCACTTATGACATCGTGGGTCCTGTATGCGAATCAGGTGATTGGCTTGGAAGAGATCGCCACCTTGCCGTTGAAGAGGGTGATCTTCTGGCCATTCTTTCTGCTGGTGCTTATGGATTTGTGATGGCCTCGAACTACAACACGCGCCCCAAACCAGCAGAGATTATGGTTGATGGAAAGAATGCTTATGTGATTCGTGCTCGTGAAAAAACGACGGACTTGTTTGCAAGTGAAAGTGTTTTACCAAAATAA
- a CDS encoding lipoprotein: MIAILNRALGISLLISLVGCGVRGPLFIPNVPPAPTAPSEHEPKGKLYPPPATSSSVQQ, encoded by the coding sequence ATGATAGCGATTCTTAACAGAGCCCTTGGTATTAGCCTCCTAATATCCCTTGTGGGATGTGGGGTTAGAGGTCCCCTGTTCATACCAAATGTGCCGCCTGCTCCTACAGCCCCTTCTGAGCATGAGCCTAAGGGCAAACTATACCCGCCACCCGCCACTTCATCATCGGTCCAGCAATGA
- a CDS encoding transposase: MARQARTVIPGQAMHVMVRGNNRETLFFSDDDRRIYLEWLRQAAKQFACAVHAFALMPNHVHLLMTPQNDDSLAKTMQSLGRRYAQYFNQQHHRSGTIWEGRYRSSLIDPNYFLRCQRYIELNPVRAGYESNPQDSVWTSFTTHIGGNAEPWLVDHQHFWKLGNTPFERQMKWAEFVKEGAPHWEDQQITESLVRSKPWISDIYAKKLFKDTPELVQIRTRGRPKKINPLNTKG, translated from the coding sequence ATGGCTCGGCAAGCTCGCACTGTCATACCTGGCCAAGCAATGCATGTGATGGTGCGTGGCAATAATCGCGAAACACTTTTCTTTAGCGATGATGATCGACGGATTTATTTGGAATGGTTGCGTCAAGCAGCAAAACAGTTTGCTTGCGCTGTTCATGCGTTTGCATTAATGCCAAATCATGTGCATTTATTAATGACCCCCCAAAATGACGATTCATTGGCAAAGACAATGCAGTCTTTAGGTCGTCGCTATGCCCAGTACTTTAATCAACAGCATCATCGCTCTGGAACAATTTGGGAGGGGAGGTATCGTTCATCTCTCATTGACCCCAATTATTTTTTGCGTTGCCAGCGCTATATTGAGTTGAATCCAGTAAGGGCTGGATATGAATCTAATCCTCAGGATTCAGTCTGGACTAGCTTTACCACTCATATTGGTGGAAATGCAGAACCGTGGCTGGTCGACCACCAGCATTTTTGGAAGTTGGGCAATACCCCCTTTGAGAGACAAATGAAGTGGGCCGAGTTTGTCAAAGAGGGCGCCCCTCACTGGGAAGACCAACAAATCACCGAATCTTTGGTCCGTTCAAAGCCTTGGATAAGCGATATTTATGCCAAAAAGCTATTTAAAGATACTCCTGAGTTAGTTCAGATTCGTACTAGAGGACGCCCAAAGAAAATAAACCCTTTAAATACAAAAGGATAG
- a CDS encoding penicillin-binding protein 1A, producing MALPPKDKPTFNQRPIRQPDRRPRQPRVDPGAPRKSSGSPLVKALLIIGVAAAFVVTLILGYAFLIAKPNLPKISALTDYNPKTPLRIYTADKVLIGEFGEERRKVIPLSEIPASMKNAVLAIEDDRFYSHGGVDYVGIIRAAATNLRGNLSQGASTITMQVARNFFLSNEKTFSRKIYEVLLAWEIESQLTKDKILEIYMNQIFLGQRAYGFSSAAQIYFGKDLKDISIAESAMLAGLPKAPSAYNPVTNYRRAKIRQEYILQRMRDLGYISTEQYQKAMAEELRIRGLGNEFAVRADFPAEMVRQLLFSQYGEAIYSQGIDVYTTILKTDQDAAYKAVRRGIFEYDLRHAYRGPEGFIDLPQEQVKRQRAIDEALLAYPQLDDLQSGVVLDVKPKEMQVMISTGDTITLKGDGMKLATASLTDSTQPKKRLRPGAVVRLLSDGGVWKLAQLPQVEAAFVSMNANTGAILSLVGGFDFRRNQFNHVTQALRQPGSSFKPFIYAAAIEKGFTPSTMVNDAPLSIGSLETGSQAWEPKNYDGKYDGMMRLRNALAKSKNLVSVRIIRAIGPSYAQEFIQRFGFEPEKHPPYLTMALGAGSVTPLQMASAYSVFANGGYRVDPFLIDKMVDAKGTILFEAKPTRVGDGAPRVLDARTAFVMDSMLQEVTKTGTAASARVKLGRNDIAGKTGTTNESHDAWFAGYNPQVVAIAWIGFDKPASLGDRETGGGLALPMWIAYMTTALRDSPQESRPVPEGVTQADGDWFIPEFSRSGGVRELQ from the coding sequence ATGGCGCTTCCCCCAAAAGACAAGCCGACGTTTAATCAACGTCCTATTCGTCAGCCCGACAGACGTCCACGTCAGCCTCGAGTCGATCCAGGCGCGCCACGTAAATCTTCTGGCAGCCCCCTTGTTAAAGCATTACTCATTATTGGTGTAGCCGCGGCATTCGTGGTAACGCTGATATTGGGATACGCCTTTCTGATAGCCAAACCCAATTTGCCAAAAATTTCTGCATTAACGGATTACAACCCCAAAACACCTTTGCGTATATATACGGCTGATAAGGTATTAATCGGTGAGTTTGGTGAAGAACGCCGCAAAGTCATTCCGTTGAGTGAAATTCCAGCGAGCATGAAAAATGCTGTATTGGCTATTGAGGATGATCGCTTCTACTCTCATGGTGGCGTAGATTATGTGGGAATCATTCGGGCAGCAGCAACTAATTTGCGAGGCAACCTTTCACAGGGTGCCTCTACTATTACGATGCAGGTTGCTCGTAATTTCTTCTTGAGTAATGAGAAAACCTTTAGCAGGAAAATTTATGAAGTCTTGTTAGCCTGGGAAATTGAATCTCAGCTAACTAAGGATAAGATCCTTGAAATCTATATGAACCAAATTTTCTTGGGCCAGCGGGCATATGGATTTTCTAGTGCAGCACAGATTTATTTCGGCAAGGACTTAAAAGATATCTCGATTGCAGAATCGGCGATGTTGGCCGGATTACCTAAAGCCCCTTCGGCATACAACCCAGTGACTAATTACAGGCGCGCAAAGATTCGTCAAGAATATATTTTGCAGCGCATGCGCGATCTTGGCTACATCAGTACTGAGCAATACCAAAAAGCAATGGCTGAGGAGTTGCGCATCCGTGGACTAGGTAATGAGTTTGCAGTGCGCGCAGATTTCCCTGCCGAGATGGTCCGCCAATTGCTGTTTAGTCAATACGGCGAAGCAATCTATTCTCAAGGGATCGATGTATACACCACCATCTTGAAGACCGACCAAGACGCCGCTTATAAAGCAGTGCGTCGTGGAATATTCGAGTATGACCTGCGCCACGCATACCGTGGTCCAGAAGGCTTTATTGATTTACCTCAAGAGCAGGTGAAACGTCAGCGCGCTATCGACGAAGCCTTGTTAGCCTATCCTCAGTTGGATGACTTGCAGTCTGGTGTTGTGTTGGATGTAAAGCCAAAGGAAATGCAGGTGATGATTTCTACTGGCGACACTATCACGCTCAAGGGCGATGGCATGAAGTTAGCCACAGCTTCTTTGACTGACAGTACTCAGCCCAAAAAGCGTCTACGTCCAGGCGCAGTGGTGAGATTGCTATCGGACGGTGGTGTATGGAAACTGGCGCAATTGCCACAGGTTGAAGCTGCCTTTGTATCCATGAATGCAAATACGGGCGCGATTCTCTCCTTGGTAGGAGGGTTTGATTTCCGTCGCAATCAATTTAATCACGTGACCCAGGCCTTACGTCAGCCAGGCTCTTCATTCAAGCCGTTTATTTATGCTGCAGCAATTGAAAAAGGTTTTACGCCAAGCACGATGGTCAATGACGCGCCTTTATCCATAGGCAGCTTAGAGACTGGCAGCCAAGCGTGGGAGCCAAAAAACTACGATGGTAAATATGACGGCATGATGCGTTTGCGGAATGCTTTGGCCAAATCGAAGAACTTAGTATCCGTCCGTATTATTCGAGCTATTGGTCCCTCATATGCTCAGGAATTTATTCAACGATTTGGTTTTGAGCCAGAGAAGCATCCACCTTATCTGACCATGGCTTTGGGTGCGGGATCAGTAACGCCTTTGCAAATGGCTTCCGCATATAGTGTGTTTGCAAATGGCGGTTATCGGGTAGATCCATTCTTGATCGATAAGATGGTTGATGCGAAAGGCACTATTTTGTTTGAAGCTAAACCAACACGCGTAGGCGATGGTGCTCCTCGTGTTTTAGATGCTCGTACTGCCTTTGTGATGGATAGCATGCTGCAAGAAGTGACCAAGACAGGCACTGCTGCATCGGCCCGCGTCAAGCTTGGGCGCAACGATATTGCTGGTAAGACGGGCACTACTAATGAATCCCATGATGCCTGGTTTGCAGGTTACAACCCTCAAGTTGTTGCCATTGCTTGGATTGGTTTTGATAAGCCAGCCAGTTTGGGTGATCGTGAAACAGGTGGCGGCCTTGCTTTACCAATGTGGATTGCTTATATGACGACCGCTTTGAGAGATTCTCCACAAGAATCACGTCCTGTTCCAGAAGGTGTAACGCAAGCGGATGGCGATTGGTTTATTCCTGAGTTCTCTCGCAGTGGTGGAGTACGCGAACTACAGTAG
- a CDS encoding cytochrome c gives MRQTSQISKFTSLRAGFVALSIFALVGASGVAIAADAAPMAPAAEAKAAVPGKPKTDPAVGETLYSNGDATRGVTACITCHGPKGQSAVGAWPKLSAQHAAYTAKQLKNFKEGSRANPIMMGMAATLTEQDMQNIAAYLAKQSISQGVAQNKDTIELGQSIYRGGIAAKGVPACAACHSPTGAGIPAQYPLLGGQWAEYTNAQLLAFREGVRKNSSQMTTIATKLSDQEMKAVADYMAGLH, from the coding sequence ATGCGTCAAACCTCCCAAATCTCCAAATTCACTAGCCTGCGCGCTGGTTTTGTAGCCCTTTCCATTTTCGCCCTAGTTGGCGCTTCTGGCGTGGCAATTGCAGCTGATGCTGCACCTATGGCTCCAGCTGCTGAAGCTAAGGCTGCGGTTCCAGGCAAGCCAAAAACTGATCCAGCTGTTGGTGAGACTTTATATTCAAACGGCGATGCAACGCGTGGCGTTACTGCCTGTATCACTTGCCATGGCCCTAAAGGCCAAAGCGCAGTCGGTGCATGGCCAAAACTCTCTGCTCAGCATGCGGCCTATACAGCCAAGCAGTTGAAGAACTTTAAAGAAGGTAGTCGTGCTAACCCAATCATGATGGGTATGGCTGCCACTTTGACCGAACAAGATATGCAAAATATTGCTGCCTATTTAGCTAAGCAATCGATTTCACAAGGTGTTGCACAAAACAAAGACACGATTGAGTTAGGTCAAAGTATTTATCGTGGCGGTATTGCAGCAAAAGGCGTTCCTGCTTGTGCAGCATGCCACAGCCCAACGGGTGCTGGTATTCCTGCGCAATATCCGCTCTTGGGTGGCCAGTGGGCTGAATACACCAATGCACAGTTGCTCGCTTTCCGCGAAGGTGTTCGTAAAAACAGCAGCCAAATGACGACGATTGCTACTAAGCTGTCTGACCAAGAAATGAAAGCAGTTGCTGACTACATGGCTGGTTTGCACTAA